A segment of the Mercurialis annua linkage group LG4, ddMerAnnu1.2, whole genome shotgun sequence genome:
TTAAGTGATATTTCTTCGACAAAAATTGACATTAGGACTTGCCAATTGTTGATATGAGCTCAATATAGATCTCTGATCTATTTCATGCCATCAtcatgaatttatttcatatcaCTTTTTTTAACTTCTATACATGAATTTTAGATCTAATAGCATATGAAAAAATCTTTCAGGagttgatttaatttaaaaaaaaaaaagcttaataAATTACCAGTTTTGAATTTTACATAAGAAGATGAAGAATAATAGGATGGCtaaataaaaaggataaacggAAATTAAACAAAAGTCCTCATATCTTAAAGCTTATTTGCCtgctaaaaaggaaataaaTGAACAGAATTAACTTCGAGCAAAGATAGTTGACGTGATCTCATTTTATATTCTCTTCAGCAATAATCATATAAAGAAAAGAGAACGGCAAAAAGAAGACCAGATAGAGGCAGCAAGAAATTACATGATCATAAGGTTTCCACATTGATAACCCTAATAATCAAAAAATCAGGCTTTACAGCCTAGTGAGAAGTGAGAACTTATCCATCGCTAAAGTTCAATTTTCTTTCACTTATTGCcaatagatttataattttctaattGAAAATGGAACCGTGACAGGAAAAGCTGTGAACCATGACATGTCCTTCATAGAGAGATTTTATTTGGACGCCAAAGCACATCACACAGGATGCTGACCTCCAAAATTTAAAGTACTCAAGTCCAAACAGCAAGAACAATTGTAAGTCTCGTGGATCAAAAATATAAGGCTTATAACAGAGCAACCTCAAGGAATATTGAATATAccgatttaaaagaaataaataaaaaaaatggatagaCTATTGTTACTAAACTTAACGTACTTCTACATACAAAGGGATATGCTAGGCTAAAGGTTCAAGTACAGGCTTCTAATAGTTTCCATTATAGACAAGTACATCACACTTAGAAATTTCTAGAAtggaaaaaataaagataacaAGTCAACAACAAAATAAGAAAATCTACTAGGCTAAAGATTCAAGTACAGGCTTCTAATGATGTCCATATTAAACATAATACTTAGAACGGAAATTAAATAATACATGTTAACAATACAATCAGAAGTATACCTGGCTTGAAGAATACTGAAAGCCCAAAATCTATTGTTTTAAGAGCTGCCTCTTCTTCGTGATCAACAAACAGAAAATTCTCAGGCTTCAAGTCCCTATGCATAACACCTAAAGAATGGCATGCTTGCACAACACCGACTATCACTCTTGCAAGCTCAGCAGCCTTTCTTTCTGTATAATGCCCTCTCTGAATAATCCTATCAAAAAGTTCACCACCAGCACAAAGTTCCATAACAACATGCACTGCAACAGTGTCTTCATAAGCATCAACGATCTTTATAACATTAGGATGACCTTCCAAATGATGCATTATCTGAATTTCTCTCCTCACGTCATCTACATCCTCCTGATTCGCCAACTTCCTTTTTGCAATAGATTTACAAGCAAAATCTTTCCCAGTAGCTTTCTCAATACAAAGAAAAGTAGTACCGAATTGCCCTTGTCCTAGTTTCCTCCCTAAGCTATAAATCTCCTTCAAATTCCCTGTTTCCCGACCTAAAACAGAATCCATTTGCAGCCCTGCACCAGACACTTTCTTAAAATGATTCGGTTTCTTGGGTTTTTGCTCTTGATCACCAACCTTAACACCCACTTCCCTCATCTCCGGCTTAATTGATTTCTCATGTTCTATAACTttaggtggtggtggtggtgtaTCAGTAATCTTAACCATTTCAGGTGGCGTATCTTGAACCGGGGCATGGTTTGATCCTTTCTTCGAACTTTCTTCCGATTTCTTTGATTCATCACTTTTCTTGCTGGTTTGATCTTCTTTAGATGGAGGTGGTAACCTATCCTCGGGTGGCCGCGTTCTCCAAACGGCAGCAGTAACAGATTGTAAGAATCCATTAGGGCTAAGATTTGGTCCTACACATGTATTCCCCATCAAAAATTCCAAAATATCACCAAAACTTCAAGTCCTAATTGTTACCTCCACTCTTAAAAATCTACCCTCAAAATTATCAACTAAAACTCCCATTAATGATGCCAAATCAAGATAGAATCCAATAAATTAGAGCAATTTGGCaccaaacaaaaacaattgtTTGGAAACCCTAATTGAACCCCTTGCTTCTCCTCTAAATTCAGCTTTGTAAATTAAGCAAACAGATTCTACccctaattaaacaataaaaaacacaagattaaataaaaataagaaaattataatAGAACATTCAATAAATTGAATCAAAAACACATCAACAACAGCCAAAATTGAATGATCATGAACTGAAATTCAATTCAAACtgaaacaacaaaattaaaattgaattgagATAATAAATTCTGTATTAGGAGAGAGAAAATGAAATTGCAGGTTCTAAAAAAATGGAAGATGGATAATTAAATGAGAGAGGTAACGAGCAATCAGATTAATAAAAATCGGttacaatttcaattttaattacaCCAATAAATATTAATGAACCGACGAgtttaattattgaaaaattaaaatgttcaGGATTAAAAGGATTGTAATGATAATTACCGTACAATTAATCTTCCCGCCTTATTCTCCAGTTCTTACTGCTGGCATGAACACCAATACTCACGCGCCTTTGGTGATGAAATTCATTTATTTCTATTACAAATATTGGTAATGTTGAAAAGgatatttcaattaaattaaaattaaaatttataaattgttaagataaatttttaattaagctTAGACATATTATCTtacaatttataattagatCTAGtgatttaaaagaattaaaaaaactcaacttcttacaaatgtaaatacatattttagttttttgaaacatttaaaaagataCTAAGATTAATcctaactaaattttattattgttcaatttgatatatattttcagtatttttaatgataaattaaagaaattttaatacatattttcaaaaaaaaaagacaggTTCCATTTAAAAGTGAGTAAGAATTGATGTCAATTTGAAATTCaagtaaaattatcaaaattttaaaattaattggatttatataatgaataaaataaattttatagctatttttttgtcaatgattaaattacattttgttaaaactgtttatgaaatgaaatgaaaataccgAATAACGAAAGTGGCACATAGTAGGGCAGTGTAGCAAACACAACTTTCTTAGGATAAAACATTCGTctaattatcaaataatatagttttcaaaaataaaatgtacGACAAATCAAGGGGATTGTTGTTTGACAAAAAcgattcaaaaacaaaaaaataataagtgtTCGAATCCAACTAGACTATACCAGCCGACCTGATGGCATGGGTGTGGTGGTTCGAAaaggatttatttttaaaaatttatttgcaaTAATACTCTTTTAATAATTGTCTATTAATTCACTCATAATGGACGAAATTAGATCCAAAAccaataaaatgtaaaatgtatTTCTAAATGCATTCAAAGTTCAAACATACAAACAGCTGATATGTGTATTAGCtctaaataaacaaaacaatcaCATTTAGGGCTGCTACAATTCTAACTTTAAACATCTTTACTATACTATACATTTTCTGCTGTATGATAATAAATCAATGAATAACAGGAGAGGCATAGAAAGCGGCATGAAGCAGATCATGATCTGCGTGATTTCCAAGCTTGCTCGTTCCTCCGTTGGCCAATGTAGAAGAGTAAAAAGACCCTGACTGCTCCTCGGAAAAGCGACAAGCGCAAGACTCGTTATCACAGTCAGAATCGCACAATGTGTCAACTGAATTCGTCGACAACTCTTCGTCCTCCGATTCATAGACTTCATAATCACATCCTGATAAGAATGGATGATCTAATAGCATCTCAGCAGTAAATCTAAAAGCAGGCTTCCTCACTAAACATGCTTTCAGAAAATCCTTTGCATCCTTTGAAATCTGAGACGGAATTTTGGGCAATTCGTAAGGATCACCAATCTTTTTCAAAATCTCAGCATTTGTGGTATCAACATCTGATGAATACCAAACCTTGTTGCCTGTTAACATCTCAAAAACAATGCATCCGAGCGCCCAAATATCAGACGGAGTCTCCTGAATTCCATCCGCCACAGTCTCCGGCGCCATATACGAAGTAGTCCCTCCAATGTAAGAATTACTTCTCACAATTTTCTTCGCTAACCCTAAATCGCCAATCTTGGGAACAAATTGATCACCAACAGAGGAGACAAACAGAACATTCTGAGGCTTCAAATCACAATGCACATAGCCATGAGTATGAATATAATCAATTCCTTTAAGAATAAACCTCGTGTACCGCTTGACATCAGATTCAGGCAACCCACGGCCACCGGATTGCTTGATCAGAGAAGCTAGGGTTCCGCCGGAAGCGTACTCTAGTAGAATATTATAGAACATAATTCCAGAGGGATCAGTGGTAGTTTCTTCACCAAAGCATTGGAGAATAAAAGGAGAATCATAAAGATTGTTGTAAACTTCCTTCTCCTTCTGCAATGAACTTGATTCTGAAACCTCCGCCGATTTAACCGCCATAATTGGAGGATAAACCATATTTCTTGATTTGGGTTTCTTGAGATTAGCAATATAAACCGACCCAAATGCTCCTTTTCCGATCAAAGAACCTCTCCACCAAGAAATTCCATGGTTATACAAACCCTCTTCTCCGTCCATCGCCGCCGACTCGAATTTCCTCTTCATGATTACTGACTCTGTATTACTTTCTTCTACAGAAAATAAGCGAATTTTCTGACAACTGAAACTCTTATTAAACTGTGAAGTTGAAGAGTGTAAGCTGAGTATGTAAAATGGGGGAGATAGGGTTTTGGAATGGAATCCGAATTGCTTTTTCCTACTTCAAACTGGATTAGAAACTTGCCGCCTTAAAACCTGAACCTGTTGTCTTGTGTTATTCATttgttggtaaaaaaaaaaaggtaactAAAAGAGCCCTATAGGAGGATGTCTTAATTATggcttaattatcaaaaaaaacctcaccttttaaccccatttcagttgcaccctgacgttgcaattttatcagttgcaccctaattcgcaactttgaatttcaattccaccctcaaaattaaattggactttttacactcgggaaaaattcataaaaacccttataaaatactcgtttgaactcttttccacataaaaagttaaaaataaatgacttattgtaacttttttcaaatgaaaaagaaattaatttagtacttgagggtggaattgaaaaccaaagatgcgaattagggtgtaactgacaaaattacaacgtcatagtgcatttgaaaaggggctaaaaggtgggtttttttttgtgattaagcctttaattattacaaaacagatactaaatatttaaaatattaccaaaaGAATCCTCCAACTTTAAATTGTAAGATGAGCAaggaaaaatgataaatttgcaCCCAAAATTTATAAGAgtaaattaaatagttaaaagttttattatttttaaaaattagtcattttctcttttttaattaaaaattagagtgTATAACCAATCGCGAGTGATGcagtttaatattaaaattaaactcgCCTTAACTATTAGCTTTTGTTTTACTTgatctttaaaaaatattttgcatttaaatagttttttgattatttattttgtactaCATTGTTGGTcattttgtgaaaaaaattagAAGCGTGTAACCAAATATTCATAATACCATTAAATATTTACTATATCATATTATATAGCATTAATTTACATGTGGAATTTTACTTAAGCaggtttggatatttttttgaCCAAGGGTAATGAGTAATAAAATGAATTAGTATTAGGTTTGAGTTGGGAGTATTAAAATGGGTTGGTGAATCGTTTTGTGTAGTGTCTAtctattattttgttttgattaggGGTTTTATAGAGATGAGCAAATTGTTGTCACGTCAGCAATTCGTTGAGTCGGCAATGACGTGGcgaataatttgataaaaatttggtttgattcaaaatatatctatataaaattttaaatattttaaaataaaataaattagttaattttaaaagttttgtccATAACTGAGTATAATGTTTGGTATATTGTTAGCATTGACGGGTAATAAAATAGCAAAATAATAGAATGTTCTTCTAtcgtaataataaaaaaaattagagttaTAGCATCTCCTTTTGTTTGCGCCTTATTTGGAAGGCTATTAAGGAAGTTGACATTTTTCGAGTGGGCTATTCTAGAAACTCTCAATCAGAACTTCATGTGTTAAaacttttaaacattaaaagatATATTCCTAAAGCTCCATGCATTATTGAAGTTAGTTGGAAACCTCCTCCAAGTAATTGGATGAAGGTAAACACTGATGGTGCTGCTCTTGGTGCTCCTGGTTTAGCGGGAGCTGGAGGGATCTTTAGGAACTACAGAGGTTTTGTTCAACGTTGTTTTGCTATCCCTCTTGGTATTTGTTTTGCTTATGAGGCTGAAATGGTTGCAGTTATTTATGCTATTCAAGAAGCTTGGCGTGTGGGGTGGAACAATATTTGGATTGAATGTGATTCACTTGTTATTGTTAATGCAATTAAAGGAGGCAATTTAGCTGTGCCTTGGAAGTGGAAATTAGCTTGGCAAActtgtttgttttatttgtcTAAGATGAATTGGGTAGTCACTCATATTTTTCGAGAAGGAAATGAAGCTGCAGACATTCTTTCTAAAAAAGCAGTGCACATTGGGACTTCTTTATGGTGGAGTTCGTCTCCTGATTTCTTGGCTAATGTTATCGCCTATAACAGTTTGGGTCAACCAAATTTTcgattttgtaattaattttgtgACTGTTTTTCTAGATTTTGTTCCTATTTGTATtggttatttttattaatgatattttttaggAAGTTTACTGTGATGTGGGTACTAAGGAGGTGCCAGCCTAGCTGGGATGTCCAGGTGCACCTCTGAGTTTTCTTTCCTaactttattcaaaaaaaatactatttttattaattaataaaccaaaTTACTGTAAAAGGTCTTTTCCAAAGAGAACATTATTTTAGAATTAATataagtactccctccgtcccactctaattgacaaaatatggagtttttggtgtcccattctaattgacaaaactaacataactataattttttcctttaactttccatctttaccctcatttaaatttaaactttttatgaaaagatagtgaatatttaatgagaatttgactattatactaatagcattaattagctccattatcaatagaGGGATATAGAAGTAACtatctatgtcatttattagtttgtattggttattgtaatttagttattttgtcaattagagtgggacggagggagtattagttAGTGCGAAAAAATGGTTGACAAATATGAATGCGCAAGactttttcctttattttttatgaataagagaGCAAGACAAGACTCTTTACTTAGAATGACCAATTGaattactccctctgtcccacttaagaagggacatatcctttttacacataaattaagaaaataataattactcttaactttttttattttacttctattaattattgtcttttagtttgtgtgtagagtattagctttaattatagaaagagaaaatgagAGTATAAGAGAGAATTCCTTGTAAAATGGCACAAAAACTATGATTTAGCCTTTTTATGTGGGACAAACAAATttgagatatgtcccttcttaaaacaggacggagggagtattaattaaaataatattttaatttttgaccaaaaaaaccTTTAACCAACGAAagattagttaatttttttcttttctcttttttttttatcttcttttaAAAGTGATGCTTCCGTTAACTTAGCCTATGTCCATATGGACCTGAGTGGCACTGGCCGGCGGCCCGGTATGGCGGTATCCTTCCATTGCTAGGAGGGGGTGTTCGTTGCTCTGTTAACCTCACGCATTACCCTCCACTCTAGGAACCAAGTGATCAAGGCCTTCGTTCAAATTGCATCAACTCCTAACTTAGAGCGGGCAGGTCAAATATTAGCCAGCACCGAGAGGTGCTTGCTTGCCCTTCTTCCCTCTCGACAATGAACTGCGGAGTGAATGCCTTGAATGCGgcagatttttcttttttattttgattaatttaattaatcaatggCGTTATGTTACATGTGATTCGTTAgttaatagtaaaataatacaaaataagAAATATAAAGAAATTAACCGCTTGGATCATATATCAACGTCCATTGATAGtagttaatttaatcaaataccAAGACATAAACCgttggtttttaaaaattatagaaaaattaataattataatttaatatcaggtgataaataataattacttcTAAAAAAGTAacctgaaataaaaataaatggcataattttaaaaatttccaatttggaaaattatatataaaattttgataccGTCTTGGCTAATAATTTCTGCCTAATTACAAATaggaaataaaaattatgcatTTTctctattgtaattttattaaatcaagcAGGAACTATTACATATATGGGACAGGTCACAGGTTTATAGCATTATACGTAAATAGGGTCAACATATACATTTCAAcatatcaataaaataatagtaataacagtaatataaatttaaaggcGTAGATAAGTTGGTAAGGTGTTCTTCTAACTGAaatgaggtcgcgggttcgaaccgtactcatatatgcagccgtttaaaatttgaagtcAGAGCTTGATCTCCTGCAAGGGACCTATCTGGCTCAAGTGGGGAGTAGTCTGaatgtgaaaaatttaaaggtaccgttttataattggaatccgttcaggacacctgattatgtaaaaaaaaatatagtttgattaattaatatttttaagggAAGAGGTGGTCAG
Coding sequences within it:
- the LOC126677585 gene encoding calcium-dependent protein kinase 20-like, whose amino-acid sequence is MGNTCVGPNLSPNGFLQSVTAAVWRTRPPEDRLPPPSKEDQTSKKSDESKKSEESSKKGSNHAPVQDTPPEMVKITDTPPPPPKVIEHEKSIKPEMREVGVKVGDQEQKPKKPNHFKKVSGAGLQMDSVLGRETGNLKEIYSLGRKLGQGQFGTTFLCIEKATGKDFACKSIAKRKLANQEDVDDVRREIQIMHHLEGHPNVIKIVDAYEDTVAVHVVMELCAGGELFDRIIQRGHYTERKAAELARVIVGVVQACHSLGVMHRDLKPENFLFVDHEEEAALKTIDFGLSVFFKPGETFPDVVGSPYYVAPEVLKKHYGPECDVWSAGVIIYILLSGVPPFWDETEQGIFEQVLKGELDFVSEPWPNISESAKDLVRKMLVRDPKKRLTAHEVLCHPWVQVDGLAPDRPLDSAVLSRLKHFSAMNKLKRLVIRVIAESLSEEEIAGLKEMFKMIDTDASGQITVEELKTGLERVGATLKDSEIDDLMQAADIDNDGAICYGEFIAAMLNLNKIVKDNHLLAAFSYFDKDGSGYITQDELEHACDQFGLGDIHVGELIREVDQDNDGRIDFDEFVAMMKDTGWSERRSKS
- the LOC126677586 gene encoding mitogen-activated protein kinase kinase kinase 20-like, with amino-acid sequence MKRKFESAAMDGEEGLYNHGISWWRGSLIGKGAFGSVYIANLKKPKSRNMVYPPIMAVKSAEVSESSSLQKEKEVYNNLYDSPFILQCFGEETTTDPSGIMFYNILLEYASGGTLASLIKQSGGRGLPESDVKRYTRFILKGIDYIHTHGYVHCDLKPQNVLFVSSVGDQFVPKIGDLGLAKKIVRSNSYIGGTTSYMAPETVADGIQETPSDIWALGCIVFEMLTGNKVWYSSDVDTTNAEILKKIGDPYELPKIPSQISKDAKDFLKACLVRKPAFRFTAEMLLDHPFLSGCDYEVYESEDEELSTNSVDTLCDSDCDNESCACRFSEEQSGSFYSSTLANGGTSKLGNHADHDLLHAAFYASPVIH